A genomic stretch from Streptomyces venezuelae ATCC 10712 includes:
- a CDS encoding S1 family peptidase has protein sequence MRTMRTTPTRTVRLLAVAAGLAAAAALAAPTASAGTADSARSTRTFDAAALSATGDAVRAADVAGTAWYADTATGELVVTADSTVTPAGIAKIKRQAGANADAIRVERTPGKFTKLISGGDAIYATSWRCSLGFNVRDSAGNYYFLTAGHCTDGAGTWYSNSSRTTVLGTTAGSSFPGNDYGLVRYTNSSVTKSGTVGSVDITSAANATVGMSVTRRGSTTGIHSGSVTGLNATVNYGGGDIVSGLIRTNVCAEPGDSGGPLYSGSRAVGLTSGGSGNCSTGGTTFFQPVTEALSAYGVSVF, from the coding sequence GTGAGGACCATGCGCACCACCCCCACGAGAACCGTCCGGCTGCTCGCCGTCGCGGCAGGCCTCGCCGCCGCCGCCGCGCTCGCCGCCCCCACCGCGAGCGCGGGCACCGCCGACTCCGCGCGGAGCACCCGCACCTTCGACGCCGCCGCCCTCTCGGCGACCGGCGACGCCGTCCGCGCCGCCGACGTGGCCGGCACCGCCTGGTACGCCGACACGGCCACCGGCGAGCTGGTCGTCACCGCCGACTCCACCGTCACCCCCGCCGGGATCGCGAAGATCAAGCGGCAGGCGGGGGCGAACGCGGACGCCATCCGGGTCGAGCGGACCCCGGGCAAGTTCACCAAGCTGATCTCCGGCGGCGACGCGATCTACGCCACCAGCTGGCGCTGCTCGCTGGGTTTCAACGTCCGGGACAGTGCGGGCAACTACTACTTCCTGACCGCCGGCCACTGCACCGACGGCGCGGGCACCTGGTACTCCAACTCCTCCCGGACCACCGTCCTCGGCACCACCGCGGGGTCCAGCTTCCCCGGCAACGACTACGGTCTGGTGCGCTACACCAACTCCTCCGTCACCAAGTCCGGCACGGTCGGCAGCGTGGACATCACCAGCGCCGCCAACGCCACCGTCGGCATGTCGGTCACCCGCCGCGGCTCCACCACCGGCATCCACAGCGGCTCCGTGACGGGCCTGAACGCCACCGTGAACTACGGCGGCGGTGACATCGTCTCCGGGCTGATCCGTACGAACGTGTGCGCCGAGCCCGGCGACTCCGGCGGTCCGCTCTACTCGGGCAGCCGGGCCGTCGGCCTCACCTCGGGCGGCAGCGGCAACTGCTCCACGGGCGGCACGACCTTCTTCCAGCCCGTGACCGAGGCGCTGAGCGCGTACGGGGTCAGCGTCTTCTAG
- a CDS encoding DUF1684 domain-containing protein: MSTDNDSGTDAGTRPDADAGAGPRQEWQHWHEQREAAVSSSYGPLSLTGTYWLSDFPEGRIPAVPGEWREDGDEVLLSAAAEDGVTVDGKPLAGTVRLTADHPPIHESRVESAGRRLVVLRREGLWAVRDFDPGSAARAAFRGIEATPYDERWVVPGVFRPYEETRSVRVENADGRERGLGLSGELVFDLHGGEHTLQVAVEDDGTLWAVFADATSGRDSYRFRFLRPPAPAADGSVTVDFNRALLPPCAFADHFICPFPPPGNTLDTAVAAGERRLSGA, encoded by the coding sequence ATGAGCACGGACAACGACAGCGGCACGGACGCGGGCACGCGCCCGGACGCGGACGCCGGGGCCGGCCCCCGGCAGGAGTGGCAGCACTGGCACGAGCAGCGGGAGGCCGCGGTCTCCTCCTCGTACGGCCCGCTCTCCCTCACGGGGACCTACTGGCTCTCGGACTTCCCGGAGGGGCGAATTCCGGCCGTTCCGGGGGAGTGGCGGGAGGACGGCGACGAGGTGCTCCTCAGCGCGGCGGCCGAGGACGGTGTCACCGTCGACGGCAAGCCCCTGGCCGGCACGGTCCGGCTCACCGCCGACCACCCCCCGATCCACGAGTCCCGGGTCGAGTCGGCGGGCCGGCGGCTCGTGGTGCTGCGCCGCGAAGGCCTCTGGGCCGTACGGGACTTCGACCCCGGCTCGGCGGCCCGCGCCGCCTTCCGGGGCATCGAGGCCACGCCGTACGACGAGCGCTGGGTGGTGCCCGGCGTCTTCCGCCCGTACGAGGAGACGCGCAGCGTGCGCGTCGAGAACGCGGACGGCCGGGAGCGTGGCCTCGGGCTCTCCGGCGAACTGGTCTTCGACCTGCACGGCGGCGAGCACACCCTGCAGGTGGCCGTCGAGGACGACGGCACCCTGTGGGCGGTCTTCGCGGACGCCACCAGCGGCCGGGACAGCTACCGCTTCCGCTTCCTGCGCCCGCCGGCCCCGGCGGCGGACGGTTCGGTGACGGTCGACTTCAATCGCGCGCTGCTGCCGCCGTGCGCCTTCGCCGACCACTTCATCTGCCCGTTCCCGCCGCCGGGGAACACCCTCGACACCGCCGTCGCGGCGGGCGAACGGCGGCTGAGCGGCGCCTGA
- a CDS encoding NtaA/DmoA family FMN-dependent monooxygenase (This protein belongs to a clade of FMN-dependent monooxygenases, within a broader family of flavin-dependent oxidoreductases, the luciferase-like monooxygenase (LMM) family, some of whose members use coenzyme F420 rather than FMN.) encodes MSTGTGPKQVHLAAHFPGVNSTTVWADPRSGSQIDFSSFEHLARTAERGLFDFFFLAEGLRLREHNGRIHDLDVVGRPESITVLNALAAVTDRLGLAGTVNATFNEPYELARRLASLDHLSGGRAAWNVVTSSDAFTGENFRRGGYLDRADRYTRAAEFLATARELWDSWTPEGRQRPFAHHGPQFGIEGEFTVPRSPQGHPVVIQAGDSAEGREFAASAADVIFTRHSTLEAGREFYADVKGRLARYGREPGDLKIMPGVTYVLGDTDAEAQELAAEIRRQQVSPQNAILALEQVWGRDLSGYDPDGPLPDIDPDPESTLVQGRVRIADPVAVARKWRALSEAKGLSIRQTVIETSGRQSFVGSPGTVAAALAEFVATDAADGFILVPHLTPGGLDGFVDRVVPLLQERGVFRTEYSGTTLRSHLGLPEPVWKG; translated from the coding sequence GTGAGCACCGGCACGGGGCCCAAGCAGGTCCATCTCGCCGCGCACTTCCCCGGCGTCAACTCCACCACCGTCTGGGCCGATCCGCGCTCCGGCTCGCAGATCGACTTCTCCTCCTTCGAGCACCTCGCGAGGACGGCGGAGCGCGGTCTGTTCGACTTCTTCTTCCTGGCCGAGGGGCTGCGGCTGCGTGAGCACAACGGGCGGATCCACGACCTCGACGTCGTCGGCCGGCCCGAGTCGATCACCGTCCTGAACGCGCTCGCCGCCGTCACCGACCGGCTCGGCCTGGCCGGCACGGTCAACGCCACCTTCAACGAGCCGTACGAACTGGCCCGGCGGCTCGCCTCGCTCGACCACCTCAGCGGGGGCCGGGCCGCCTGGAACGTCGTCACCTCGTCCGACGCCTTCACCGGGGAGAACTTCCGGCGCGGCGGCTATCTGGACCGGGCCGACCGGTACACCCGGGCCGCCGAGTTCCTCGCCACCGCCCGGGAACTGTGGGACTCCTGGACCCCGGAGGGCAGGCAGCGCCCCTTCGCCCACCACGGCCCGCAGTTCGGCATCGAGGGCGAGTTCACCGTCCCGCGCTCCCCGCAGGGGCATCCGGTCGTCATCCAGGCCGGCGACTCCGCCGAGGGCCGGGAGTTCGCCGCCTCGGCCGCCGATGTGATCTTCACACGGCATTCCACCCTGGAGGCCGGCCGGGAGTTCTACGCCGACGTCAAGGGGCGGCTCGCCCGGTACGGCCGGGAGCCCGGCGACCTGAAGATCATGCCGGGCGTGACGTACGTCCTCGGGGACACCGACGCCGAGGCGCAGGAGCTGGCCGCCGAGATCCGCCGGCAGCAGGTCTCCCCGCAGAACGCGATCCTCGCCCTGGAGCAGGTCTGGGGCCGCGACCTGTCCGGCTACGACCCGGACGGGCCGCTGCCCGACATCGACCCCGACCCCGAATCGACGCTCGTCCAGGGCCGGGTGCGGATCGCCGACCCGGTGGCGGTGGCCCGGAAGTGGCGGGCGCTCTCCGAGGCCAAGGGCCTGTCGATCCGTCAGACGGTCATCGAGACCAGCGGCCGGCAGTCCTTCGTCGGCAGCCCGGGCACGGTGGCGGCGGCCCTCGCGGAGTTCGTCGCCACGGACGCCGCCGACGGCTTCATCCTCGTCCCGCACCTCACGCCCGGCGGACTCGACGGCTTCGTCGACCGGGTCGTCCCGCTGCTCCAGGAGCGCGGGGTCTTCCGTACGGAGTACTCCGGCACGACGCTCCGCTCGCACCTCGGGCTTCCCGAGCCCGTATGGAAGGGTTGA
- a CDS encoding LLM class flavin-dependent oxidoreductase → MPRTRTLHLAAELAPGTGPSASAADPLAASSAGTAAARTVALARLAEAAGLDFLTHDDSFARPGLDALAVLARVAPETRSVGLVPTVTTTHTEPFHVQAAVATLDWVSRGRAGWRIAVSPSGAEARLFGRRPAPPTAALWQEAGEVAEVSRKLWDSWEDDAEIRDVATGRFVDRRKLHHVNFQGATFSVKGPSIVPRPPQGHPVTVVDATRPAARDTAAHHADVALIRASSAEEAAALRAELLQGARAHGRDPGQLRVLLSATVDLDAYEGGPGALAELIAGWHGGGAIDGFHLVPAVPERDLDRFASDTVTRLRDRGLFRTAYEGGTLRDHLGLTRPVSQYATTGAHA, encoded by the coding sequence ATGCCCCGCACCCGAACGCTCCACCTCGCCGCCGAACTCGCCCCGGGCACCGGCCCGTCGGCGTCCGCCGCCGACCCGCTGGCCGCCTCCTCCGCCGGGACGGCCGCCGCCCGTACCGTCGCGCTCGCCCGGCTCGCCGAGGCCGCCGGGCTCGACTTCCTCACCCACGACGACTCCTTCGCCCGGCCCGGCCTCGACGCGCTCGCCGTCCTCGCCCGGGTCGCCCCCGAGACCCGCTCCGTCGGCCTCGTCCCGACCGTGACCACCACCCACACCGAGCCCTTCCACGTCCAGGCCGCCGTCGCCACCCTCGACTGGGTGAGCCGGGGCCGGGCGGGCTGGCGGATCGCGGTCTCCCCCAGCGGTGCCGAGGCCCGCCTCTTCGGCCGCCGTCCGGCCCCGCCCACCGCCGCGCTCTGGCAGGAGGCGGGCGAGGTCGCCGAGGTCTCCCGCAAGCTGTGGGACAGCTGGGAGGACGACGCCGAGATACGGGACGTGGCGACCGGGCGGTTCGTCGACCGCCGCAAGCTGCACCACGTGAACTTCCAGGGGGCGACCTTCTCGGTCAAGGGCCCCTCGATCGTCCCCCGGCCCCCGCAGGGCCATCCGGTGACCGTCGTCGACGCCACCCGCCCCGCCGCCCGCGACACCGCCGCCCACCACGCCGACGTGGCCCTGATCCGGGCCTCCTCCGCCGAGGAGGCCGCGGCGCTCCGCGCCGAGCTGCTCCAGGGCGCCCGCGCCCACGGCAGGGACCCCGGACAGCTGCGCGTGCTGCTCTCCGCGACCGTCGACCTCGACGCGTACGAGGGCGGGCCGGGAGCGCTCGCCGAGCTGATCGCGGGCTGGCACGGCGGCGGCGCGATCGACGGCTTCCACCTGGTGCCGGCGGTGCCCGAGCGGGACCTGGACCGGTTCGCCTCCGACACCGTCACCCGGCTCAGGGACCGCGGCCTCTTCCGTACCGCGTACGAGGGCGGGACCCTCCGCGACCACCTGGGACTCACCCGTCCCGTCAGCCAGTACGCGACGACGGGAGCCCACGCGTGA
- a CDS encoding ABC transporter substrate-binding protein — protein MKTRRTVLTALASLTALGVLTACGSGDAAVDALEPAGKQGGGNGINLSPEQNRVHTPKVDALAAKLPEAVRKRGTLVLGVSATSNPPLAFHATDDRTLIGVEVDLATLVADALGLKPEFNPVSWENLFVGLDSGKYDAVFSNVTVTEERKDKYDFATYRLDDLAFEAKKGSGWKVKGPEDVAGKKIAVGSGTNQEKILVDWSAQNEKAGRKPVDITYFQNTSDYYLALQSGRIDGYLGPNPVAAYHVLSAGQTEIVGKFSGAGAGLQGKIAAATKKDSGLVAAYAAALDHVIGNGTYAQVLKRWGLEGEAVTASEINPPGLPRTKN, from the coding sequence ATGAAGACCCGTCGCACCGTCCTCACCGCCCTCGCCTCGCTCACCGCCCTCGGGGTCCTCACGGCATGCGGCTCGGGTGACGCCGCCGTCGACGCCCTGGAGCCCGCCGGGAAGCAGGGCGGCGGCAACGGCATCAACCTCAGCCCCGAGCAGAACCGCGTCCACACCCCCAAGGTCGACGCCCTCGCCGCGAAGCTGCCCGAGGCCGTCCGCAAGAGAGGCACGCTCGTCCTCGGCGTCTCCGCGACCAGCAACCCGCCGCTCGCCTTCCACGCCACCGACGACCGGACGCTGATCGGCGTCGAGGTCGACCTCGCCACCCTGGTCGCCGACGCCCTCGGCCTGAAGCCCGAGTTCAACCCGGTCTCCTGGGAGAACCTCTTCGTCGGCCTCGACAGCGGCAAGTACGACGCCGTCTTCTCCAACGTCACGGTCACCGAGGAGCGCAAGGACAAGTACGACTTCGCCACCTACCGCCTCGACGACCTCGCCTTCGAGGCGAAGAAGGGCTCCGGCTGGAAGGTGAAGGGCCCCGAGGACGTGGCGGGGAAGAAGATCGCCGTGGGCTCCGGCACCAACCAGGAGAAGATCCTGGTCGACTGGTCCGCGCAGAACGAGAAGGCCGGCCGGAAGCCGGTCGACATCACGTACTTCCAGAACACCTCCGACTACTACCTGGCGCTCCAGTCCGGCCGGATCGACGGCTACCTCGGCCCCAACCCCGTCGCCGCCTACCACGTGCTCTCCGCCGGACAGACCGAGATCGTCGGGAAGTTCTCCGGCGCGGGCGCCGGCCTCCAGGGGAAGATCGCGGCCGCCACGAAGAAGGACAGCGGTCTCGTCGCCGCCTACGCGGCCGCCCTCGACCACGTCATCGGGAACGGCACCTACGCCCAGGTCCTCAAGCGCTGGGGCCTCGAAGGCGAGGCCGTCACGGCATCGGAGATCAACCCGCCCGGGCTGCCCCGCACCAAGAACTGA
- a CDS encoding amino acid ABC transporter ATP-binding protein, with product MSSVTTAEPSAGSTAKVEIRSVHKTFGPLHVLRGIDLDVRAGEVTVVLGPSGSGKSTLLRTINHLEKVDSGTVSVDGTLVGYRRSGNKLYELRERDVLKQRTRIGFVFQNFHLFPHLTVLENIVEAPVSALKRPRKEAEAAARTLLERVGLADKAEAYPKQLSGGQQQRVAIARALALEPGLLLFDEPTSALDPELVGEVLDVIKDLAASGTTMIVVTHEIGFAREVADTVVFMDEGRIVEQGPPAEVLDSPRHERTRAFLSKVL from the coding sequence ATGAGCTCCGTCACCACCGCGGAACCGTCTGCCGGATCCACCGCCAAGGTCGAGATCCGCTCCGTCCACAAGACCTTCGGCCCCCTCCACGTCCTGCGCGGCATCGACCTCGACGTCCGCGCCGGCGAGGTCACCGTCGTCCTCGGCCCCTCCGGATCCGGCAAGTCGACGCTCCTGCGGACCATCAACCACCTGGAGAAGGTCGACAGCGGCACCGTCAGCGTCGACGGCACCCTCGTCGGCTACCGCCGCTCCGGGAACAAGCTGTACGAGCTCCGCGAGCGGGACGTCCTCAAGCAGCGCACCCGGATCGGCTTCGTCTTCCAGAACTTCCACCTCTTCCCGCACCTCACCGTCCTGGAGAACATCGTCGAGGCCCCCGTCTCGGCCCTGAAGCGCCCCCGCAAGGAGGCCGAGGCCGCGGCCCGGACGCTCCTCGAACGCGTCGGACTCGCCGACAAGGCGGAGGCGTACCCCAAGCAGCTCTCCGGCGGACAGCAGCAGCGGGTCGCCATCGCCCGCGCGCTCGCCCTCGAACCGGGCCTGCTCCTCTTCGACGAGCCGACCTCCGCGCTCGACCCGGAGCTGGTCGGCGAGGTCCTCGACGTCATCAAGGACCTGGCCGCCTCCGGCACCACCATGATCGTCGTCACCCATGAGATCGGCTTCGCCCGCGAGGTCGCCGACACCGTGGTGTTCATGGACGAGGGCCGGATCGTCGAACAGGGCCCCCCGGCCGAGGTGCTGGACAGCCCGCGCCACGAACGCACCCGTGCCTTCCTCTCCAAGGTCCTCTGA
- a CDS encoding amino acid ABC transporter permease, with translation MSLTSDPPATRAVLKEPAAGPELVVVPVRHPWRWVAVVVTAVLLVQFVHGLATNPGWEWDVFAAFFTTETILRAVWVTLQLTFYGTALGFAIGIVLAFMRLSASPFLRSVAFGYIWAFRSIPLIVQLLFWFNLAYLYKELSIGIPFGPGFLSFDTTGLVGEMSAAVLGLALHQAAYAAEIVRGGVLAVDEGQAEAAASLGIPRLRQLRRIVLPQAMRSILPNAANEIISLFKGTSIVSVMAIGELFYQVQVVYGRNGRVVPLLMVATAWYVLLTTALSVVQHYVERHYAKGSVR, from the coding sequence ATGTCTCTCACCAGCGATCCGCCCGCCACCAGAGCCGTCCTGAAGGAACCGGCGGCCGGACCCGAACTCGTCGTCGTACCCGTGCGCCACCCCTGGCGCTGGGTCGCCGTCGTCGTCACCGCCGTGCTGCTCGTCCAGTTCGTCCACGGGCTCGCCACCAACCCCGGCTGGGAATGGGACGTCTTCGCCGCCTTCTTCACCACCGAGACGATCCTCCGGGCCGTCTGGGTCACCCTCCAGCTCACCTTCTACGGCACCGCGCTCGGCTTCGCGATCGGGATCGTGCTCGCCTTCATGCGCCTGTCGGCCAGCCCGTTCCTGCGCTCCGTGGCCTTCGGGTACATCTGGGCCTTCCGCTCGATCCCGCTCATCGTCCAGCTGCTCTTCTGGTTCAACCTCGCCTACCTCTACAAGGAGCTGAGCATCGGCATCCCGTTCGGGCCGGGCTTCCTCTCCTTCGACACGACGGGCCTGGTCGGCGAGATGAGCGCCGCCGTCCTCGGGCTCGCCCTGCACCAGGCGGCCTACGCGGCGGAGATCGTCCGCGGCGGTGTACTGGCCGTGGACGAGGGCCAGGCGGAGGCCGCCGCCTCGCTCGGCATCCCCAGGCTGCGGCAGCTGCGGAGGATCGTCCTGCCCCAGGCCATGCGCTCGATCCTGCCCAACGCCGCCAACGAGATCATCTCGCTCTTCAAGGGCACCTCGATCGTCTCCGTCATGGCGATCGGCGAACTCTTCTACCAGGTGCAGGTCGTCTACGGCCGCAACGGCCGGGTCGTCCCGCTCCTGATGGTCGCCACCGCCTGGTACGTCCTGCTCACCACCGCGCTCTCCGTCGTCCAGCACTACGTCGAACGCCACTACGCGAAGGGGAGCGTCCGATGA